In Opitutaceae bacterium TAV5, one genomic interval encodes:
- a CDS encoding xylose isomerase → MNRYSVILGNLGNTCDRFLPTGYKDVPPKSELIRQAAAIPGIEGIELVGTWDITEQNARDIHALLADAGLACVSIIPDLFSQKRWGLGSLSAKSADTRRQALEECRAVSRIAQQIGCPLINLWLGQDGYDYPLTADYRTQRAHLTENIHTVAGEFPDLRYALEYKPKEPRNFSFHARAADTLLMASETGLSNVGVCIDVGHAFMAGENVAESAVLLQHYGEKLFHMHFNDNYRSWDDDMIVGSVHVVEYLELLHWLRETGYAGWYSMDQYPYREDGAAAVRESVAFLRDLETLLTDARRADLRKLIAAGDATATTRYLRELLFARS, encoded by the coding sequence ATGAACCGCTACTCCGTCATCCTCGGCAATCTCGGCAACACCTGCGACCGCTTCCTTCCCACCGGCTACAAGGACGTGCCGCCCAAGTCCGAACTGATCCGCCAGGCCGCCGCCATCCCCGGCATCGAAGGCATCGAACTCGTCGGCACCTGGGACATCACCGAACAAAACGCCCGCGACATTCACGCCCTCCTTGCCGACGCCGGTCTCGCCTGCGTTTCCATCATCCCGGACCTGTTTTCGCAAAAACGCTGGGGACTCGGCAGCCTCTCGGCCAAATCCGCCGACACCCGCCGCCAGGCGCTCGAAGAATGCCGCGCCGTCTCCCGCATCGCCCAACAGATCGGATGCCCGCTCATCAACCTCTGGCTCGGGCAGGACGGCTACGATTATCCGCTCACCGCCGACTACCGCACCCAGCGCGCCCACCTCACCGAAAACATCCACACCGTGGCCGGCGAGTTTCCCGATCTGCGCTACGCCCTCGAATACAAGCCCAAGGAGCCGCGCAATTTTTCCTTCCACGCCCGCGCCGCCGACACGCTCCTCATGGCCAGCGAAACCGGCCTGTCCAACGTCGGTGTGTGCATCGACGTCGGCCACGCCTTCATGGCCGGCGAGAACGTGGCCGAGTCCGCCGTCCTGCTCCAGCATTACGGCGAAAAGCTGTTCCACATGCACTTCAACGACAACTACCGTTCGTGGGACGACGACATGATCGTCGGCTCCGTGCATGTTGTCGAATACCTCGAACTCCTCCACTGGCTCCGGGAGACCGGCTACGCCGGTTGGTATTCGATGGACCAATACCCTTACCGCGAGGACGGCGCCGCCGCCGTCCGTGAAAGTGTCGCCTTCCTCCGCGACCTCGAAACCCTCCTCACCGACGCCCGCCGCGCCGATCTCCGGAAACTCATCGCCGCCGGTGACGCCACCGCCACCACCCGCTACCTCCGCGAACTCCTCTTCGCCCGCTCCTGA
- a CDS encoding lysophospholipase, translated as MHRFHQRIREKALDVTAAPVLIVAFGDSVTQGAMEYGRLAPDTVYHRLLQTRLEQHYPTTTFSTLNAGVGGSSAPQALARLDRDVIRHQPDLVLIAFGLNDSLGGPEKLAGFEAALTQTIAAIREKTEADIVLLTPPFMATRRNPARIHPRHLDFADSILRTQCDGALALYAEKIRDIARNTRTPLADIHASWTRLRDTGADTDDWLGNGLNHPDIRGHRLAADLLFQTILATAV; from the coding sequence ATGCACCGCTTCCACCAGCGCATCCGCGAAAAGGCCCTCGACGTCACCGCCGCCCCCGTCCTCATCGTGGCTTTCGGGGACAGCGTCACGCAAGGGGCCATGGAATACGGACGGCTCGCTCCCGACACGGTTTACCACCGCCTCCTGCAAACCCGGCTCGAACAGCATTATCCCACGACCACCTTTTCCACGCTCAACGCCGGAGTCGGCGGCAGCAGCGCTCCGCAGGCCCTCGCCCGGCTCGACCGCGACGTCATCCGCCATCAGCCCGACCTCGTGCTCATTGCCTTTGGGCTCAACGATTCGCTCGGCGGTCCCGAAAAACTCGCCGGCTTCGAAGCCGCCCTCACGCAAACGATCGCCGCCATCCGGGAAAAAACCGAAGCCGACATCGTTCTCCTCACGCCTCCTTTCATGGCCACGCGCCGAAACCCTGCCCGTATCCATCCCCGCCATCTCGATTTCGCCGACTCCATCCTGCGCACCCAATGTGACGGCGCCCTTGCTCTCTACGCCGAAAAAATCCGCGACATCGCCCGCAACACCCGAACCCCGCTCGCCGACATCCACGCCTCCTGGACCCGTCTCCGCGACACGGGCGCCGATACCGACGACTGGCTTGGCAACGGCCTCAACCATCCCGACATCCGTGGCCACCGCCTCGCCGCCGACCTCCTCTTCCAGACCATCCTCGCAACCGCCGTCTGA
- a CDS encoding neuraminidase, producing MPATATHPTLRAEFIFETAPTPSCHASTLAETPHGLVAAWFGGKRECFPDVGIWLARLDAATGQWTEPVEVANGIQHTTEDGQVLRYACWNPVLFQPRHTPGAPLVLFYKVGKTPQTWWGMMTTSADGGHTWASHRRLPEGICGPVKNKPVELPDGTWLCPASTEESVTTGWRVHFERTADAGRTWTRTAPVNDGIDYGAIQPSILRHDGGRRLQAIGRTQLVKRLFSTDSLDAGRTWSEIAFLDVPNPDSGTDAVTLADGRHALICNPTESGRSPLSLALSSDGLRWTRVLDLETGPGEYSYPAIIQTADGHLHMTWTWKRERIKHAAIDPSGLVG from the coding sequence ATGCCCGCCACCGCCACCCATCCAACGCTGCGCGCCGAATTCATTTTCGAGACCGCGCCGACTCCTTCCTGCCACGCCTCGACCCTTGCCGAGACGCCACACGGCCTCGTCGCCGCCTGGTTTGGCGGCAAACGCGAATGTTTCCCCGACGTCGGCATCTGGCTCGCCCGCCTCGACGCCGCCACCGGCCAATGGACCGAGCCGGTCGAAGTCGCCAACGGCATCCAGCACACCACCGAAGACGGCCAGGTGCTCCGTTACGCCTGCTGGAATCCCGTCCTCTTCCAGCCCCGCCACACGCCCGGCGCGCCGCTCGTCCTCTTCTACAAGGTCGGCAAAACCCCGCAAACCTGGTGGGGCATGATGACCACGTCCGCCGATGGCGGCCACACATGGGCCTCGCACCGCCGTCTCCCCGAAGGCATTTGCGGTCCCGTCAAAAACAAACCCGTCGAACTCCCCGATGGCACCTGGCTTTGTCCCGCCAGCACCGAAGAATCCGTGACCACCGGCTGGCGCGTCCACTTCGAACGCACCGCCGACGCCGGCCGCACCTGGACCCGCACCGCGCCGGTCAATGACGGCATCGACTACGGCGCCATCCAGCCCAGCATCCTCCGTCACGACGGAGGCCGCCGCCTGCAGGCCATCGGCCGCACGCAACTCGTCAAACGCCTCTTTTCGACCGACTCGCTCGACGCCGGTCGCACCTGGAGCGAGATCGCTTTTCTCGACGTTCCCAATCCCGACTCGGGCACCGATGCCGTCACCCTGGCCGACGGCCGCCATGCCCTCATCTGCAATCCGACCGAAAGCGGACGCTCGCCCCTTTCGCTCGCCCTGTCCAGTGACGGCCTCCGCTGGACCCGGGTTCTCGACCTCGAAACCGGACCCGGCGAATACAGCTACCCCGCCATCATCCAGACCGCCGATGGCCACCTCCACATGACCTGGACGTGGAAACGCGAACGCATCAAACACGCCGCCATCGATCCCTCCGGCCTTGTCGGGTAA
- a CDS encoding peptidase U32, whose translation MVCPLMPSLTNDASLPATVSGHRLPVRPELLAPAGDWECARAAVENGADAIYFGLERFNARMRAKNFTQADLPALMAFLHRRGVRGYVTFNTLVFADELADAADYLRGIIAAGVDAAIVQDIGVCRLIRRLSPDFPIHGSTQMTVTSDAGVAFARELGASLVVLARENSIAEIDRIQEAQRAAQAAGQGAPLPLEVFVHGALCVAYSGQCLTSESLGGRSANRGECAQACRLPYELFSDGEKVDLGDRKYLLSPQDLAGLDVLPELVRAGVASLKIEGRLKSPEYVASITRVYRQALDRVLGEPARAEVGAGKAAENAAFDESRERYELQMAFSRGLYTGWFRGINNQELAHGRFGTKRGVFLGEVQRLVAPDGVLVRLEAPLKPGDGVVFDAGTPEAGEEGGRVYQVEPQSPPRDGRGGSTRPGAAGGLTLVRFGRDDIDFRRVRAGNRLWKTGDPALDRELRATFEGEKIRFRRVVAMEVHGHAGAPLTLIVNDGAGHVVRTDSTVPLAAADRQPLDAERLRDQLGRLGGTPFALGELDVRLEGAVILPISELNRVRREAVAALERLRAAPLRWTLREPAADEAPWRIRSGKVDTDDVPAVAAGPEIIPVIRSLGQLDAVLGCEGVRTVYCEFENPKYYRDAVRRFREWQATGLRTPDPEPETPDGGSSASSIWVAPPRVHKPGEEWILKQVRSSEADGYLVRNHEHLRYFAGDRKRGDFSLNVANPLTAEYLVSRYGLERVTASYDLNIHQLDALLGAAPGAWFDITLHQHMPMFHMEHCVFCAFLSEGRDYHDCGRPCEKHRVHLRDRVGAEFPLRADAGCRNTVYNNRAQTGAEFARRMLDLGARHFRVEFMHEEPGDIRRTLERYRQLLRGEISGADLWRELRLINQLGVTRGQLDAAPRVIFRKT comes from the coding sequence ATGGTGTGCCCGCTCATGCCGTCACTGACCAACGACGCTTCCTTGCCCGCGACTGTCTCCGGCCACCGGCTGCCGGTGCGCCCGGAGTTGCTCGCGCCCGCCGGCGACTGGGAGTGCGCGCGGGCGGCGGTCGAGAACGGCGCCGACGCCATCTATTTCGGGCTGGAGCGGTTCAACGCGCGGATGCGCGCGAAAAATTTCACGCAGGCCGACCTGCCGGCGCTGATGGCGTTTCTGCACCGCCGGGGCGTGCGCGGTTATGTGACGTTCAACACGCTCGTCTTCGCCGACGAACTGGCCGATGCGGCCGATTACCTGCGCGGCATCATCGCTGCGGGCGTCGATGCGGCCATCGTCCAGGACATCGGCGTGTGCCGGCTCATCCGGCGGCTGTCGCCCGATTTTCCGATCCACGGCTCCACGCAGATGACGGTGACCAGCGATGCCGGCGTGGCATTTGCCCGCGAACTCGGCGCGAGCCTCGTCGTGCTGGCGCGCGAAAACTCGATCGCGGAAATCGACCGCATCCAGGAGGCGCAGCGCGCGGCGCAGGCGGCGGGCCAGGGCGCGCCGCTGCCGCTCGAGGTATTCGTGCACGGGGCGCTTTGCGTGGCGTACTCCGGGCAGTGCCTCACCAGCGAATCGCTCGGCGGCCGCTCGGCCAACCGCGGCGAGTGCGCGCAGGCGTGCCGGTTGCCCTACGAACTGTTTTCCGACGGCGAGAAGGTCGATCTCGGCGACCGCAAATACCTGCTCAGTCCGCAGGACCTCGCCGGACTCGACGTGCTGCCGGAACTCGTGCGGGCCGGCGTCGCCTCGCTCAAGATCGAGGGGCGGCTCAAGAGCCCCGAATACGTGGCGAGCATCACCCGCGTTTACCGGCAGGCGCTCGACCGCGTGCTCGGCGAACCGGCGCGGGCGGAGGTGGGCGCGGGGAAAGCGGCAGAAAACGCGGCCTTCGACGAAAGCCGGGAGCGCTACGAATTGCAGATGGCGTTTTCCCGCGGGCTTTACACGGGCTGGTTTCGCGGGATCAACAACCAGGAACTGGCGCACGGGCGATTCGGCACGAAACGCGGGGTGTTTCTCGGCGAGGTGCAGCGTCTGGTCGCGCCCGACGGCGTGCTCGTGCGGCTGGAAGCGCCGCTCAAGCCGGGCGACGGCGTGGTCTTCGACGCCGGCACGCCCGAGGCGGGCGAGGAAGGCGGACGCGTTTACCAGGTGGAACCGCAATCGCCGCCGCGCGACGGCAGAGGCGGCAGCACCCGCCCCGGCGCGGCCGGCGGCCTGACGCTGGTGCGGTTCGGGCGGGATGACATCGACTTTCGCCGGGTGCGCGCCGGCAACCGCCTCTGGAAAACCGGCGACCCGGCGCTCGACCGCGAATTGCGGGCGACGTTCGAGGGCGAAAAAATCCGGTTCCGCCGCGTCGTGGCGATGGAAGTCCACGGGCACGCGGGCGCACCGCTCACGCTGATCGTCAACGACGGCGCGGGGCATGTGGTGCGGACGGATTCCACCGTGCCACTCGCCGCCGCCGACCGGCAGCCGCTCGACGCGGAGCGGCTGCGCGACCAGCTCGGCCGTCTCGGCGGCACGCCCTTCGCGCTCGGCGAACTCGACGTGCGGCTCGAAGGCGCGGTCATCCTGCCCATCAGCGAACTCAACCGCGTGCGCCGCGAAGCCGTCGCCGCGCTCGAACGCCTGCGCGCCGCCCCGCTGCGCTGGACGTTGCGCGAGCCGGCGGCAGACGAGGCGCCGTGGCGGATTCGCAGTGGAAAGGTGGATACCGACGACGTCCCGGCTGTCGCGGCGGGACCGGAGATCATTCCGGTGATCCGCAGCCTCGGCCAGCTCGACGCCGTGCTCGGCTGCGAGGGCGTGCGGACGGTGTACTGCGAATTCGAGAACCCGAAATATTACCGCGACGCCGTGCGGCGTTTCCGCGAATGGCAGGCAACCGGACTCCGGACTCCAGACCCTGAACCCGAAACTCCGGATGGAGGAAGCTCCGCGTCCTCCATCTGGGTGGCCCCGCCGCGCGTGCACAAGCCGGGCGAGGAATGGATTCTCAAACAGGTGCGCTCCAGCGAGGCCGACGGCTACCTCGTGCGCAACCACGAGCACCTGCGCTATTTCGCCGGCGACCGCAAACGGGGCGATTTTTCGCTCAACGTCGCCAACCCGCTGACGGCCGAGTATCTGGTTTCCCGTTACGGACTGGAGCGCGTCACCGCGAGCTACGATCTCAATATCCACCAGCTCGACGCCCTGCTCGGCGCGGCGCCCGGCGCGTGGTTCGACATCACGCTGCACCAGCACATGCCGATGTTTCACATGGAGCATTGCGTGTTCTGCGCGTTTCTCTCGGAGGGGCGCGACTATCACGATTGCGGGCGGCCCTGCGAAAAGCACCGCGTGCACCTGCGCGACCGCGTGGGGGCGGAGTTTCCGTTGCGGGCCGACGCGGGTTGCCGCAACACCGTTTACAACAACCGGGCGCAGACGGGAGCCGAGTTTGCCCGCCGGATGCTCGATCTCGGGGCGCGGCATTTCCGGGTGGAGTTCATGCACGAGGAGCCGGGCGACATCCGCCGCACGCTGGAGCGTTATCGCCAGCTTCTGCGCGGCGAGATCTCGGGGGCGGATTTGTGGCGCGAGCTCCGGCTGATCAACCAGCTCGGCGTCACCCGCGGCCAGCTCGACGCCGCGCCGAGGGTGATTTTCCGGAAGACGTGA
- a CDS encoding UDP-3-O-(3-hydroxymyristoyl) glucosamine N-acyltransferase produces the protein MKLTFSADEIIRLLQPVATLGSTRETVRSIAALRDAQPGDLSFLGNPRYKSEVATTAASVVLVPEDYDAAPADNQLFLKVPSPSASLATLCAVIESRLWPRPHPGIHPSAIIADGAQIAASATIGPLCVIGEGAVIGENTHLQAQVFVDRAARIGGGCWLAPHTHVAAYCELADRVRLHAGVVIGSDGFGYEFTAGRHAKIPQIGTVLVGNDVEIGANTTIDRARFSRTVIGEGTKIDNLVQIAHNVVVGKHCILCSQVGISGSTTLGDFVILGGQTGVAGHLTLASGTKAGGQTGININTEPGTYLSGTPSLPHMLERRLFILHQRLPDLFRKVDSLAAQVAELKPKT, from the coding sequence ATGAAACTCACCTTCAGCGCCGACGAGATCATCCGCCTCCTCCAGCCCGTTGCCACGCTCGGCTCCACCCGTGAAACCGTCCGCTCCATCGCCGCCCTCCGCGACGCGCAGCCCGGCGACCTCTCGTTTCTTGGCAACCCCAGGTACAAGAGCGAGGTCGCCACCACCGCCGCCTCCGTCGTTCTCGTCCCCGAAGACTACGACGCCGCGCCCGCCGACAACCAGCTCTTCCTCAAGGTCCCGTCCCCCTCCGCCTCCCTCGCCACGCTCTGCGCCGTCATCGAAAGCCGGCTCTGGCCGCGGCCCCACCCCGGCATCCATCCGTCCGCGATCATTGCCGATGGCGCGCAGATCGCCGCCAGCGCCACGATCGGCCCGCTCTGTGTGATCGGGGAAGGCGCGGTCATCGGCGAAAACACCCACCTCCAGGCCCAGGTTTTTGTCGACCGCGCCGCCCGCATCGGCGGCGGTTGCTGGCTCGCCCCTCACACCCATGTGGCTGCGTACTGCGAACTTGCCGACCGCGTGCGGCTCCATGCCGGCGTCGTTATCGGCAGCGACGGCTTCGGCTACGAATTCACCGCCGGCCGTCACGCCAAGATTCCCCAGATCGGCACCGTTCTTGTCGGCAACGATGTCGAGATCGGCGCCAACACCACCATCGACCGCGCCCGCTTCAGCCGCACCGTCATCGGCGAAGGCACCAAAATCGACAACCTCGTGCAGATCGCCCACAACGTCGTCGTCGGGAAGCACTGCATCCTCTGCTCCCAGGTCGGCATCTCCGGCAGCACCACGCTCGGCGATTTTGTGATCCTCGGCGGCCAGACCGGCGTCGCCGGCCACCTCACCCTCGCCAGCGGCACCAAGGCCGGCGGCCAGACGGGCATCAACATCAACACCGAACCGGGCACCTATCTCAGCGGTACTCCATCACTTCCGCACATGCTGGAACGCCGGCTCTTCATTCTCCACCAGCGCCTGCCCGACCTCTTCCGCAAGGTCGATTCGCTGGCCGCCCAGGTCGCCGAACTGAAACCGAAGACCTGA
- a CDS encoding ribose-phosphate pyrophosphokinase yields the protein MSAPHFKVFSGNSNRPLAEEICQHIGVPLGEAVVTSFPDGESFVKINENIRGKDVYIVQSTCTPTNHHLMELLIMMDAARRASAKRITAVIPFYGYARQDRKDQPRVPITAKLVANLLVAAGANRILTMDLHSQQIQGFFDIPVDHLFASPVFFKYLESFRAENLVVCSPDVGGMKMAAAYAGILGAGLGMVWKKRTSATTVESVNVVGEVAGKDVLIVDDITETAGTLVNAAKLLRANGAISVRAAVSHALLSPMAYERLRTGGLDELITTNSIPLETRDLPIKVLSIAPLLAEAIMRINNNESVTSLFKVKGF from the coding sequence ATGAGCGCACCGCACTTCAAGGTCTTCTCCGGAAATTCCAATCGGCCCCTGGCCGAGGAAATCTGCCAGCATATCGGCGTGCCTCTCGGGGAGGCGGTCGTCACCAGTTTTCCGGACGGCGAGTCGTTCGTGAAAATCAACGAAAACATCCGCGGCAAGGACGTCTACATCGTGCAATCCACCTGCACGCCGACGAACCACCACCTGATGGAGCTCCTCATCATGATGGACGCCGCCCGCCGCGCCTCGGCCAAACGCATCACCGCCGTCATTCCCTTCTACGGTTACGCCCGCCAGGATCGCAAGGACCAGCCCCGCGTCCCCATCACCGCCAAGCTCGTCGCCAATCTTCTCGTCGCCGCCGGCGCCAACCGCATCCTCACCATGGATCTGCACTCGCAGCAGATCCAGGGTTTTTTTGACATCCCCGTCGACCACCTCTTCGCCTCGCCCGTCTTCTTCAAGTACCTGGAAAGTTTCCGCGCCGAAAACCTCGTCGTCTGCTCCCCCGACGTCGGCGGCATGAAGATGGCCGCCGCCTACGCCGGCATCCTCGGCGCCGGCCTCGGCATGGTCTGGAAAAAACGCACCAGCGCCACCACCGTCGAATCCGTCAACGTCGTCGGCGAGGTCGCCGGCAAGGACGTGCTCATCGTGGACGACATCACCGAGACGGCCGGCACACTCGTCAACGCCGCCAAGCTCCTCCGCGCCAACGGCGCCATCTCCGTGCGCGCCGCCGTCAGCCACGCGCTCCTCAGCCCGATGGCCTACGAACGCCTTCGCACCGGCGGCCTCGACGAGCTCATCACGACCAACTCCATCCCGCTCGAGACGCGCGACCTCCCGATCAAGGTGCTCAGCATCGCCCCGCTCCTCGCCGAGGCGATCATGCGCATCAACAACAACGAGAGCGTCACCAGCCTGTTCAAGGTGAAGGGATTCTGA
- a CDS encoding aldo/keto reductase encodes MSSAASASTSPAPSTSRLIYGCMRIGGAWDASPLTDEQRRAAFAALDAALAAGMTFFDHADIYCRGKSEKVFGDYLRAHPGLRERIVIQSKCGIRFADDPVPGVPARYDFSHDHILRSVDGILQRLGIDQLDSLLLHRPDCLVEPEEVARAFDTLHTSGKVRAFGVSNHTGPQIDLLRRYARQPLVANQLEISLAHAPMITEGFLANQRGSVSLLATGMLDYCRLHDITVQAWSPVGGGRLLKTDLPADDPLQPVIALLKTMAAGKGVGIDALALAWLLRHPAGIRPVVGTTRPERIASSAQAEHITLSREEWYALLTAARGAKMP; translated from the coding sequence ATGTCATCCGCCGCATCCGCCAGCACCTCCCCCGCCCCGTCCACCTCGCGCCTCATTTACGGGTGCATGAGAATCGGAGGCGCATGGGACGCGTCTCCGCTCACCGACGAGCAACGCCGCGCCGCCTTCGCCGCACTCGACGCCGCGCTGGCTGCCGGCATGACGTTCTTCGACCACGCCGACATCTATTGTCGCGGCAAATCCGAAAAAGTCTTCGGCGATTACCTTCGCGCCCATCCCGGGCTGCGCGAGCGCATCGTCATCCAGTCCAAATGCGGCATTCGTTTCGCCGATGATCCCGTGCCCGGCGTGCCGGCGCGCTACGATTTCAGCCACGATCACATTCTGCGCTCGGTGGACGGCATCCTGCAACGGCTCGGCATCGACCAGCTCGATTCCCTCCTGCTCCACCGGCCCGACTGCCTGGTCGAGCCCGAAGAAGTCGCGCGGGCGTTCGACACCCTGCACACCTCCGGCAAGGTGCGGGCCTTCGGCGTCAGCAACCACACGGGACCGCAGATCGACCTCCTTCGCCGATACGCCAGGCAACCCCTCGTGGCCAACCAGCTCGAGATCAGCCTCGCCCATGCCCCGATGATCACCGAAGGCTTCCTCGCCAACCAGCGCGGCTCCGTCTCCCTGCTCGCCACCGGCATGCTCGATTACTGCCGCCTGCACGACATCACCGTGCAGGCCTGGAGCCCGGTCGGCGGCGGACGACTCCTCAAAACCGACCTGCCCGCGGACGATCCCCTGCAACCCGTCATCGCGCTTCTCAAGACGATGGCCGCTGGAAAAGGCGTCGGCATCGATGCGCTGGCGCTCGCCTGGCTGCTACGGCACCCGGCGGGCATCCGGCCCGTCGTCGGCACGACCCGGCCGGAACGCATCGCCTCGAGCGCGCAGGCCGAACACATCACGCTCTCGCGCGAGGAATGGTACGCCCTGCTCACCGCCGCCCGCGGAGCCAAAATGCCCTGA
- a CDS encoding protease Do has product MKIRNILTLLLAAMAGATLTFAVVAKEESKSPQIKTDDAPLAKTSGGVVTSYADVIEPVQKAVVSVYSSKTVHQQINPLFRRFFGDQIPGGGGDYKQEGLGSGVVATADGYILTNNHVVDGADELKVALSDGRELTAKLVGADPKTDVAVIKIEASDLPAITFADSDKIRVGDVVFAVGNPLGVGQTVTQGIVSATGRNSLGIIGNGDGYENFIQTDAAINQGNSGGALVDAEGRLIGINTAIISPSRGNIGIGFAIPANLAAGIMRSLVETGGVQRGYLGIQGQDVTEEIADAAGLKKGTTGIIINDIPSDSPAGKAGLRRNDVVTAVNERPVKSMRDLRLQIASLAPGTEVKVTYLRTGKEHTATVKLGALSDTGGDEILSGVRVEPLTDETRRQIGAPKDLAGVVITSVAEDSPYNGRLGEGLLIVEINNQPVSDADSARKAVRKGANQLLVYTRGYLVRLPVQVK; this is encoded by the coding sequence ATGAAAATCCGAAACATCCTGACCCTCCTGCTGGCCGCCATGGCCGGCGCGACACTCACCTTCGCCGTCGTCGCCAAAGAGGAAAGCAAGTCGCCGCAGATCAAAACCGATGACGCCCCTCTCGCCAAAACCTCCGGCGGCGTCGTCACCAGTTACGCCGACGTCATCGAGCCGGTGCAAAAGGCCGTCGTTTCGGTGTATTCGAGCAAAACCGTCCATCAGCAGATCAACCCGCTTTTTCGCCGTTTCTTCGGCGACCAGATCCCGGGCGGCGGCGGCGACTACAAGCAGGAAGGCCTCGGCTCCGGCGTCGTCGCCACGGCCGACGGCTATATCCTGACCAACAACCACGTCGTCGACGGCGCCGACGAGCTCAAGGTCGCCCTTTCCGACGGACGCGAACTCACCGCCAAACTCGTCGGCGCCGATCCCAAGACCGACGTCGCCGTCATCAAGATCGAGGCCTCCGACCTGCCCGCGATCACCTTTGCCGACAGCGACAAGATCCGCGTCGGCGACGTGGTCTTCGCCGTCGGCAACCCGCTCGGCGTCGGCCAGACCGTGACCCAGGGCATCGTCTCCGCCACCGGCCGCAACAGCCTCGGCATTATCGGCAACGGCGACGGCTACGAAAACTTCATCCAGACCGACGCCGCCATCAACCAGGGCAACTCCGGCGGCGCGCTCGTCGACGCCGAGGGTCGCCTGATCGGCATCAACACCGCCATCATCTCGCCCTCGCGCGGCAATATCGGCATCGGTTTTGCCATCCCGGCCAACCTCGCCGCCGGCATCATGCGCAGTCTCGTCGAAACCGGCGGCGTGCAGCGTGGCTACCTCGGCATCCAGGGCCAGGACGTCACCGAAGAAATCGCCGACGCCGCCGGGCTCAAGAAGGGCACGACCGGCATCATCATCAACGACATCCCCTCCGACAGCCCTGCGGGCAAGGCCGGTCTGCGCCGCAACGACGTGGTCACCGCCGTCAACGAACGGCCCGTGAAATCGATGCGCGACCTGCGCCTGCAGATCGCCTCGCTCGCCCCCGGCACCGAGGTGAAAGTCACCTACCTGCGCACCGGCAAGGAACACACCGCCACCGTGAAGCTCGGCGCGCTCTCCGACACCGGCGGCGACGAAATCCTGTCCGGCGTCCGTGTCGAGCCGCTCACCGATGAAACCCGCCGCCAGATCGGCGCGCCCAAGGACCTGGCCGGCGTGGTCATCACCTCGGTGGCGGAAGACTCGCCCTACAACGGCCGGCTCGGCGAAGGTCTGCTCATCGTGGAGATCAACAACCAGCCCGTGAGCGACGCCGATTCCGCGCGCAAGGCCGTGCGCAAGGGTGCCAACCAGTTGCTGGTCTACACCCGCGGCTACCTCGTGCGCCTGCCTGTTCAGGTGAAATAA
- a CDS encoding beta-lactamase, whose translation MPVHRFPVSDHCDGFRFFNARDHVGRNLADVLRWKFAGQREPWPARVNIAPVAPPPPPERGWRATWVNHATFLLQSPAGNLLTDPVWGDRCGPLGLSGPRRVHPPGVAFGALPRIDAVLLSHDHYDHCDLATLRRLWRAHRPLAITPLGNGALLRRAGFTPGRIVELDWWQAHLLPATGEGGGGTEGIRITVTPAHHWSNRLSGGRNGRLWGGFYAEPGLSAAQGERAGREATLYFAGDTGYEEGLFQKIRERLGAPDLALLPIGAYAPRWFMSVHHCDPADAVRIHRELGARQSVAMHWGTFQLTDEGREAPPQELAAALAEAGEPAERFVTLTPGGSVDCRSGGFSANPPSGRDGNGGYFT comes from the coding sequence ATGCCTGTTCACCGGTTTCCCGTTTCCGATCATTGCGACGGTTTTCGTTTCTTCAACGCCCGCGATCACGTCGGCCGGAATCTCGCCGACGTGTTGCGGTGGAAATTTGCCGGGCAGCGCGAGCCTTGGCCGGCCCGGGTGAACATCGCGCCGGTCGCGCCGCCCCCGCCGCCGGAGCGCGGGTGGCGGGCGACGTGGGTCAACCATGCCACGTTTTTGCTGCAATCGCCGGCGGGCAACCTGCTCACCGATCCGGTCTGGGGTGACCGGTGCGGCCCGCTGGGATTGTCGGGACCGCGCCGGGTGCATCCGCCGGGCGTAGCCTTCGGGGCGCTGCCGCGGATCGATGCGGTGCTGCTCAGTCACGATCATTATGACCATTGCGACCTCGCCACCTTGCGGCGGCTCTGGCGGGCGCACCGGCCGCTGGCGATCACGCCGCTCGGCAACGGCGCGCTGCTGCGGCGGGCGGGTTTCACGCCGGGCCGGATCGTCGAGCTCGACTGGTGGCAGGCGCACCTGCTGCCGGCAACAGGCGAAGGCGGCGGCGGCACGGAGGGTATCCGGATTACGGTGACACCGGCGCATCACTGGAGCAACCGCCTGAGCGGGGGGCGCAACGGCCGGCTTTGGGGCGGTTTTTATGCCGAACCCGGGCTGTCGGCGGCGCAGGGAGAACGGGCCGGGCGGGAGGCGACGCTGTATTTTGCGGGCGATACGGGTTACGAGGAGGGGCTTTTTCAAAAAATCCGCGAGCGGCTCGGCGCGCCGGACCTGGCGTTGTTGCCGATCGGGGCGTACGCGCCGCGCTGGTTCATGTCGGTGCACCATTGCGATCCGGCGGATGCCGTGCGCATCCATCGCGAGCTCGGCGCGCGGCAGAGCGTTGCGATGCACTGGGGGACGTTTCAGTTGACGGACGAGGGGCGGGAGGCGCCGCCGCAGGAACTGGCGGCGGCGCTGGCCGAGGCGGGCGAACCGGCGGAGCGTTTTGTGACGCTGACGCCGGGCGGGAGTGTCGATTGCCGGAGCGGCGGTTTTTCTGCCAATCCGCCGTCCGGGCGCGACGGGAACGGAGGTTATTTCACCTGA